One Thermosipho africanus Ob7 DNA segment encodes these proteins:
- a CDS encoding MFS transporter yields the protein MTSFAIANVLVYFYMPPEGVNFPEFIKRGPVFLGLTIVGLALGVSRLFDAVTDPLVATLSDRNRMKLGRRRGFLAISVLPFAIFSFLPFFPPSSDHTINTIWLFLTVILFYWFMTMYVTPYFAWMSELGHTPDERLLLSTLISITWAIGYVLGTQIYLFQTILENKGLTPLKAFQTITLIYGLVGFVFMLLPVIFIDENKYCEKHTVKEKGLESIINAFKERNFRLFVLQDFIYWFGLTGISLGLVYYITVLLKLPKEHASQVQLLMFLLSFIFYIPVNFLAKKFGKKNLLIIGFIVFSLDFAVAAMLGKLSFSPIMQSYIIAVLSSVPLAIFGILPNAVIADIAEAHGKETGNYKAAVFFGARTFMQKMGQTFAGLIYPSLFILNSETIGEFGLRISAIFSLILMVLGTIILVFFNEKKILEILKK from the coding sequence CGGTTTTTTTAGGTCTAACTATTGTAGGTCTTGCGCTAGGTGTATCTAGATTGTTTGATGCGGTAACTGATCCTTTGGTTGCAACTTTGTCTGATAGAAACAGGATGAAACTAGGAAGAAGAAGAGGTTTTTTAGCAATTAGCGTTCTTCCTTTTGCAATATTTTCATTCTTGCCTTTTTTTCCACCTTCAAGTGACCATACAATTAACACTATTTGGTTGTTTTTGACCGTTATTCTTTTTTACTGGTTTATGACAATGTATGTTACGCCTTATTTTGCATGGATGAGTGAACTTGGTCATACACCAGATGAGAGGCTTCTATTGAGCACTTTAATATCAATAACTTGGGCAATTGGTTATGTTTTAGGAACACAGATATACCTTTTCCAAACAATTTTGGAAAATAAAGGATTGACTCCATTAAAAGCTTTTCAAACGATAACCTTAATATACGGATTAGTTGGTTTTGTATTTATGCTTTTGCCGGTAATTTTCATTGATGAGAATAAATATTGTGAAAAGCATACAGTTAAAGAGAAGGGTTTAGAATCAATTATAAACGCTTTTAAAGAAAGAAATTTTAGATTATTTGTTCTCCAAGATTTCATATATTGGTTTGGTCTTACAGGGATTAGTCTTGGACTTGTTTACTATATAACTGTTTTACTTAAATTACCAAAAGAGCATGCATCACAAGTTCAGTTGTTAATGTTTTTACTTTCATTTATTTTTTATATCCCTGTTAACTTTTTGGCAAAAAAGTTTGGAAAGAAAAATTTGTTAATAATAGGATTTATAGTCTTTTCATTGGATTTTGCGGTTGCAGCAATGCTTGGAAAATTAAGTTTTTCTCCGATTATGCAAAGTTATATAATTGCAGTACTTTCTTCAGTACCACTTGCTATTTTTGGAATATTACCAAATGCAGTTATTGCAGATATTGCAGAAGCACATGGAAAAGAAACGGGGAATTACAAAGCAGCAGTATTTTTTGGTGCAAGAACATTTATGCAGAAGATGGGACAAACATTTGCTGGACTAATTTATCCTTCATTATTTATCCTAAACAGTGAAACAATTGGAGAATTTGGGTTAAGAATTAGTGCAATATTTTCTTTAATATTGATGGTTTTGGGAACAATAATTTTAGTTTTCTTTAATGAAAAAAAGATACTTGAGATATTAAAAAAATGA